The genomic stretch TCCAGGTACGGGTGGAACAGGGAGTCGGTCTGCGCCAGCGACGCGACGCCGTAGGGGAACACGAGGCGCTCGGCCAGGGCGCGGGCCAGCGCCGCGCGGTCGGGCACGCCGTCGAGTTGGGCGAGCGCCAGCAGCCCGTCCGGGCGAATGTCGCTGGCCGGGCCCGAGGCGTCGACGCGGTCGGCGAAGACGCCGTCGCGGACGAACCGGGCCGGGATGTCGCGCAGGAGGACGGCCGCTGTGTCGGCGTACCATGTGGCCGAGGAGCGCTGCGAGACGCCCATGATGCGCGCGAACTGGGTGGCAGTGCCGAGGGCGCGGTAGAGCGCCCCCTGGCCCTCGGCGATGGCGCCGCGGCGCCGGAGCGCGCCCGCCTCGGGGTCGCCTTCGAGCCACGTGCCGCGTCGGTCGCGGGCGAGCAGGAAGCCCGAGGTGGAGTCGGTGGCGTTGCCGTTGCGCGAGTCGGGCTCGTAGATGCCGCGCAGGGCGAAGACGGTCTTGAACCAGAAGTCCGGCCCGCCGGTCACGAGGCCGCGGTCGCCCGTCGTGCGGACGTAGTCGCCCGCGGCGGCGAGGAAGAGGGGCGTGCCGTCGGCCGTGGCGAACACGTCGTCCTGGTCGGGCCCGAGGCGGACGAGGTCGGGGGCGCGGCCGAGCAGGTCCTGGCGGCGGTCGAAGCGCTGCGCCTGGCCCATCGTGGTGAGCAGCGCGCGGGCGGTCTCCCAGCGGCCGGTGTCGAGGAAGGCGCCGAGCGTCCACGCGGCGGAGGGGAACGAGGCGGGCTCGGCGCCGGGCAGGCCGGGCAGGATGGACACGCGCGACGAGTCGCGGACGGTCAGCGCGTCGAGGGTGAGCACGGCCCAACGGACCGCCATGTCGGTGGTCTCGTCCTGGGTGTCGAACCCGATGTCGTCCACGATGGCGGCGAGGCGTTCGCTGCGGGCCTCGCGGCGGGCGGTGCCGTTGGCGAGGGCGGCCCGCGCGGCTGCCACGGCGGCCTCGGCCGTGGCGCCGGTGCCGACGGCCAGCGCGCCGGGCGTCTGGAGCGTCACCTCGCCCAGCCGGAACGCCTGCTTGCGCCCGCCTTCAGGCGCGTCGGCGGCGGCGCTCGTGGAGCGGACGCTCCCGCCGTCGGTGGCCACGGCCGTCCAGAGCGGGCCGGCCGGGACGACGGTGCTGTCGGTGGGGAGGTCCGCGGCGGCGGCGAACACGAGCGTGCCGCCCACGTCGCGGATGCGGTAGTCGCCCGCCGCGCCGCGCTCGCTGCGGACCGGCCGGAAGCCGACCACGCCGACCGAGTCGGCGACTTCAATTAGGAGGGCGGCCTGGCCGTCGCCGGTGCCGTCGAGGAGTGTCACGCGCTCGCTGAGGCGGGCCGGGCGGTCGCCCTGGAGTTGCGCGATCACGCGCCCTATGAAGCCCGTCGTGTCGCGCTCCAGGTACGACCGGATGGCGACATCGGGCCGGGCGATGCCCTTGATGCGGTCGGCGGGGCCAAGGGCGACCGAGTCGGCGTCGGACCACCAGCGCCAGCTGTGGAGGGGGGTCCGCCCGCCCGCGGTGAGGCCCATCGCCGGGTCGCGGCCGGGCGCGGCGAGGGCGTCGTACCAGACGGCCCCCGCGGCGTCGGTCTGGAACGTGGAGCGGACGGCGCCCAGGGAGTCGTCGGGCTGGGCCTCGGCCTCGACGGCGAGGGCGACCATCGACTCGGGGCCCTCGCCCGCCAGGATGCTCTCGCCCGCCTCGGGCCCGCACGCGCTGAGGAGGATCGCGAGCATGGCCACCAGCGCGCCGAGGCGGAGCGGGCTGTCGGATCGACAGGCGAGGAAGGAGACGTAGCCGGGACGAGGCACAGAACGGGCGCGTATGGATTCCCGCGTTCGCGGGAATGACGGGTGGTCGGAGGGTCGGCTCGGGAGACCGCAGACGCGGTAGAGACTCCCGGCCTCGGTGCCGTCGCGGACAGACCGAGGCGGGCGGGGCTAGTACATCGACTCCGTGGCCTGCGTGCGGTTCAGGAAGACCTGCGTGAACACGAACAAGACCGCGAAGATGACCATCGACAGCGCCGCCGCCCAGCCGAAGCGGTACATCGAGAACGCCGCCTCGTAGACGTAGCTCACCAGGATGTGGGTCTGGTCGTTCGGCTCGCCGCCGTTCGACACCAGCCAGACGACGTTGATGTTGTTGAAGGTCCAGATGGTGCCCAGCGTGATGGCCGGCAGCATGACCGGCTTCAGCAGCGGGGCCGTGATGGACCAGAACTGGCGCCACGCGCTCGCCCCGTCCACCTCGGCCGCCTCGTAGAGCTCGCCGGGGATCGACTGGAGGCCGCCGAGCGCGATCACCATCATGAAGGGGAAGCCCAGCCAGATGTTGGTCAGGATGGCCGCGATGAACGCCGTCAGCGGGTCGCTCAGCCACGACACCGCGCCGCCGCCGAACGACTCGACGAGCAGGTTGACCGCGCCGAACTCGTAGTTAAACATCCCCCGCCACGTCAGCGCCGTGATGTACTGGGGCACGGCCCACGGCAGGATCAGGAGCACTCGCCACGCGCTCTTGCCCTTGATGAACGACTGGTGCAGGATGACCGCCAGGAAGACGCCCAGGCCGACGTGGAACACGACGTTCACGAGCGTCCAGATGATCGTCTTCAGGAAGACGCCCCAGAACGCGGGCTCGGCGAACACGGCCACGTACTGGTCGAGCCCGATCAGCTCCCAGTCGCGCAGCGTGTAGATGTTCATGTTGCTGAACGAGATCGCCACGTTGTACACGAACGGGAAGGCGACCACGGCCAGCACCACGAGGCCCGTCGGGCCGAGGAGCGCGGCCAGGAACCACCGGCGGCTCCACGCCTCGGACCGCCTCGGCGGCGGCGTGGACGGAGTCGCCAGCGTCGAGGCCTCCACGGCCATCGCGTCAGTCGGGGCGTTCAGCATGGGGGAGGGATGGGAGATGCAGGAGGGAAGAGGGATGCGGGAGAAAGCCCGTCCCTCCATCCCTCTCAGTTCAGGAACGTGTCGGCGATGCGCTTTTCGGCCTGCTGTTGCATGAGGCGGGCCCCCTCGGCGGCGGAGACCTGGCCGTTCATCACGAGCTGGTAGGGGCCGCGCATGGCGTCCCAGATCTGGCGCATCTGCGGGGCCGTCGGCATGGGGCGGGAGTGCTCGATCTGGGCGAGGCTGCCGAGGAGCGTCGCGCTGGAGGTCATTACGTCGGAGGCGCGGACGGCGGTGCGGACCGGAATGGTGGCCAGTTCGCGGGCCATGTCGGCCTGGATGGCGTCGTCGGTGAGCAGGCGCAGGATGCCGAGGACGGTGGGCAGCTTCCAGTCCGGCACGGCCGGGTTGAGCGAGTAGGCCTTGGCGGCGGCCATGGGCTGGGCGTAGAGGCCCGTCTCCTCGTTGATCGGCAGCAGCGACAGGCGCACGTCGACGCCCGCCTCCTGGTAGCCGCCCCACGACCACGGGCCGTCGATGGTGGCCGCGGCGTAGTCGTCGCGGAAGAGCGCCTTCGAGGTCTCGTAGTCGGCCTCGCGCGGGATGACGCCGTACTCGTCGCGGAGGTCGAGGACGTACTGGATGGCCGCGACCGTCTCCGGCGTGTCGAGCGTCGGGTTGCCCGCGTCGTCCATCACCCAGCCGCCGAAGGATGTCAGGAAGGGGATGAAGAAGAAGGGCTCGGTGTAGTTCCAGACGAGCGCGTACTGGTCAGGCTCGCCGTCGCCGTCGGTGTCCCGGGTGAGCGTGCTGCCGAGGCGGGCGAGGTCGGCGAGCGTCTCGGGCGGCTCGGGCAGCAACTCCGGGTTGGAGACGAGCGTGAGGTGGTTGCCGATCTGGTCGGCCAGGCCGTAGATCTTGCCGTCGTACATCACCCGTCCGTCGTCGGTGAAGCCCGCCAGGAAGGCCGGGTCCACGAGGTCGTCCAGCGGGCGGATGGTGTCGGTGATGCCGAGCGTGCCCATGTTGTCGGCGGGTCCGAAGATGAGGTCCGGCCCCTTCCCGCCGATGGCGGCGAACACGTAGTGGTTGCGCAGTTCCTCGGTCTCCTTGTAGAGCACGTCCAGCTGGACGCTGTCCTGGCGCGCGTTGTATGCCGCGGCCCACTCCTCCAGGAACGTCCGCTCGGCAGCGTCCTTCTGGTGCCAGATCCGCACGACCACCGGCTCGCCCTCGGGCGGCGGGCCCGTCGGCGCGGTGCAGCCGCCGACACCGAGCGTCAGGACGAGGGCGAACAGGAGAGCACGCATGGGGGGAAGACGAGACGGTGGACGGTGTGGCGTGAGGCGAAGATGCTCAGGCCCGAAGGGTACGGCGACACGAACGGCAGATGGTGCGGCCCTCACCCTGCCCCCTCACGGCTCCCCTCCCCAATCCGCGTCGAGCCACTCGCGGGCGGTGGCGATGAGCGGGTCGTCGGGTCGGCCGGCGGCGGCGGCAAAGACGATCGCGTCGGCGAGGACCGCCTCGGCATCGGCGGGCTGGAGGGCCTGGGCGAAGGTCACGGCCGTCTGGAGCATCTGGAAGAGCACGATCGAGCCGGGGTCGAAGGGGAACGCGCGGCGCACTGGGCTCCGGTCGCTCGGGTGAACGAGCGCCCCCTGGAACGCCACGCCATCGAGTCCGACGAACGCTGCCCGGGCGGCGTCGGCATCGAAGCCCGGCTCCGACGACGGAACGAGGACGGCGCCGGCGTCCACGAGTCCGGTCTTGAAGCCGAGCAGGCCGGGGTCGAGCGTCAGCGCCGCGACCAGGGGACGCCCGAGCGAGCCGTCGGCAGAGGCCGCGAGCCAGCGGTCGAGCACGGCGTCGCGGAGCGTGTAGAGCCGCCCGTCGGGCGAGTCGCTGCTTCCGCGCGCGTCGTACCGTGCCAGGAACGCCTCTACAGTGTCCGGCAGCGGCAGGCCCTCCGTCGCGGCGACGTGGCGGGCGACCTCGGGCACGTCCAGCAGCGGCACGTTGACCACCGCCACGTCAGGCCGAAGCCCCTCGACCGCCTGCGCGATCCGCATCGGCACCGTGTCGGCGTCGCCGTTGGTGAGGAGGACGGCGCCCTCGGGGACGTTCAGGAGTGTCCACCGCGCGAACGCCATGGCGGGCGGCGTCCAGAAGCCGACTCGGGCCAGTTCGTCGAGCGCGCGGTCTGCTCGTGCGGTGTCCCCTCGCCGGACGGCCTCGACCCAGGTCGACACCCAGGCGTTGCCGTCGTCGGGGTCGCAGCCCACGGCGCGCTGGATGTGGTGCCACGCCGAGTCGGCCGAGGCGAGCGAGGAGATGAAAAACTGGGGGTTGAGGGCGTCGGCGAGCGCGAGGTGGGCGTGGCTGTGGCAGGCGTCCTCCGCGAGCACTCTCCGCGCGTGAGCGACGGCGACGGCCTGCAACACCGAGTCCCGGTTCTGCTGGGCGACGCGGCGCGTGGCCTCGGCCAACCACGCCCGGAGGTCCCGCGAGGCCTGGGGGTCGTCCGCCTGAGCGACGGCCTCCTGCCAGTATGCGATCGCGTCCGTCAGCCGGAGGTCGGTGTAGCCCTCCCACCCTGCCGCGAAGGCGGCGCCTGCGGCCGACGCCGGGTCCAGGCCCGCGAGAGTTGGGGCGACCGAGGCGGTCGGCACCTCGGTCACCTCGATGACCGGCTGGGCGGACGCAGAGGGGACCAGGGTGAGGAGCAGGGTCCACACCGCGAACCCCTGCAGGAGGTCCCGACCGCCGCGCCGAGGGGGCGTCTCTGCTCTCATTCGTCGAGCCCCCGCGGGCGGATGTCAGCCGGGTCGGCCGGGCGAAAGACGACCGTCGTGCGCGGTGGAATGCGGAGGCCGTAGGTCGCGCCCTCGTCGTCGAACTGGGCGACCAGCATGGCGACGCGCGCAGCGTCGTCGCGCGATACCGAGACTGGCACCAGCGGCTCCGGCACGCCCTCGCCCGGCATGGGCAGGAAGACCGACGCGTCGCCCGCGTTGAAGGCGACGACGCGGCGGTCGCCGTCGAGCGTCCGGCCGAAGGCGACCGCGCGGCCCTCGACGGCCAGCGTCTGCAGGGTCCCGCGGCGCAGCACGGCGTCCGACTGGCGAAGCGCGATGGCACGGCGGTAGAACGCGAACAGGTCGCGGTCGAAGGCGACCGGGTCCGGGTCACGCGTCAGGCCACGCGGCGCGAGCGACTCGTCGGCGTAGACGAGGTCGGGCCAGACCATCGGCTTGCGGTCGTCGGGGTCGTCGGCGCCCCACATGCCCGCCTCGTCGCCGTAGTAGACGAGTGGCGCGCCGGGCAGGGCCATCTGTAACAGGACGACGGCCCGCTGGAGGTCCCGCTCCTCCCGCCTCGGCGCGCGGACGAGGTAAGCCATCGTGTCGCGCGGACCGGCGAGGCGGTCGAAGTGCCCACCGAGGCGGCCGTTGACGATCATCGACGCCAGCCGGTCGGTGTCGTGCCCGGCGAGGATGTTCATCAGCGCCGGACGCGTGGCCTCCGGGAAGGCGTCGAAGCGGCTCGTGACCTCGTCGGCGAAGGTCGCCGCGTCGATGCGGCCGTCGAAGGCGAACGCGTCGAGCGGGATCGCGAGCGCGTGGTAGTTCATCGTCGAGTGGAAGCCGGTCCGGTCCAGGTAGTCGCGCGCGTCGCCCCACTCCTCGGCGACCGTGATCGCGTCCGGGTTGAGGCCGGCGACGAGGGCGTTCCAGTCGCGCCAGAAGCCGTCCGGCACCTCGCCCGCCACGTCGAGCCGCCAGCCGTCGACGCCATCCGACGGGTCGCCGTCGCCGTTCGGGTCCATCCAGCGACGCGTGATGTCGACCACGTGTGCCTTGACGCCCGGGTGCAGGTCGGTGCCGTCCTCGGTGTTGGCGAGCACGGCGAGCGGCTTGTAGCCCCACCACCCGTTCCAGTCGAACTCGTCGGCCTCGGTGGCCGGGTCGTCCCAGGCGGTGACCTCGTACCAGTCCGCGACCGGGCTCGCCTGCTGGCGCTCGCGGACGTCCTCGAACGCCCAGAAGCGCGTGCCGGTGTGGTTGAAGACGCCGTCGATGACCACCCGGATGCCTCGCTGGTGGAACGCGTCGACCATGTCGAGGAAGAGGCGGTCGGCACTCGTCCAGACCCATGTGTTCGGGTCGGCGGTCTCGTCGGCGACCATCGCCACATCTCCGGCGGGATCGGGGCCGAAGAACGGGTCGATGTGGTGGTAGCTCGTCGCGTCGTACTTGTGGAGCGACGCCGCCCAGAACACCGGGTTGAAGTAGACCGCCGTGACGCCGAGCGAGTCGAGGTACGGAATCCGGTCGATCACCCCCTGCAGGTCCCCGCCGAGGCGACGGTCGAAGACGCCGTCGTCGTAGAAGTCCGGACCGCGAGCGGTCTCCCAGGGCGCGCGAGCGTACCAGTCGGCCGTCCACGGCGTCACGGCCCAGTCCTCACCGACGGCGTCGGGATTCTCGAGCGAGGCACGCGTCGGGTCGTTGGCCGGGTCGCCGTTGGCGAAGCGCTCGGGGAAGATCTGGTACCAGACCGCGTCCTGCGCCCAGGCCGGGGGCGCGGGCTGGGCGGCCGTGGCGACGGCGAGGAGCGCCACCAGCACGGCGACCGGGACGAGGCGATGTGGAGTCATGCGGAGAGAACTCGCTCGGGACCGATTTCCTGTGGAGGTGGACGTCCGCGTGGTGTACGAGACCGACTCGGCGCTGAGCCGGTGCGTCTCGCGAGACGCACCGACAGGTGAGGCCGCGCTATCGCACCACCGTCAGCGGCAGCGCCTGCCCGCCGAAGCGGACCACGTAGACGCCCGCGGGCAGCCCGGCCGTGTCCACCTCGATGGCGTGGGAGCCCGGTGCGAGCGTCGCGTCCGACAGCACCGCGACGCGGCGACCGAGGGCGTCCAGCAGCTCCATGCGGACCGGCTGCGCCTCGGCCACCTCCAGCGTGACCGTCGCCCGGCCCGCCGACGGGTTCGGGAAGACCGCGACGAGCCCCTCCCTGGCCCGGTCGCTCGGGTTGCCCTCCTCCGCGACGGCGCCGAGGTCGCCTGCGGGCGACGGCACGTCGACATCGGTGTAGATGCGGTACTCGCCACGCCGGAGCGTGAGGCCCATCTCGGGATCGGTCACGTTCAGCTCCGTGTCGGTGAACAGCTCGTACCACGTCCCCGAGGCGGGGAAGGTGGGCGTGACGGTCGTCTCCGTCATCCCGAAGTTGCCCACCACCACCACCTCGGTCGGCTGGTCGGCCGGGGCGGACGGGAGCGAGAGTTTGATCCAGCGGTCGGCCACGCCGCCGACGCGCGCGGCGTAGGTCGCCTCGGGCCCGAAGACGGCGAAGGTCTGGCGGAGGTCGAGCATCGCGGCCGTGAGGCGGTAGAGCTGCTGGCGGCGCTCGCGGTCGTACGCGCTCGCCTTCGGGACCGCGAGCACGGTGCCGTTGGCGAACGGCGCCACGTCGGCCCAGTAGTCCCATCGGACGGGCTTGTTGGCGACGCGCCCAGGCGTGTTGGTCGGGCAGACGTTGTTGGGCTCCAGGCACTCGCCCGGCCCGCCGCCGTAGCCGACCTCCCCGAACTGCCAGAGCATCTTCGGGCCCGGCGCGCTCAGGAAGAAGACCGTCGCGAGCCGCTTCCGGTCGAGCGCGGTCGCGAGGTCGCGTGTGTCGTAGTCGCCGACCTGGTTGCCGAACGTCCGGTTCTTGTACATCAGCCACTGCTCGTCGTGGCTCTCCATGTACGCGATCTGGCCCCAGATGGGGTACCCGCTCGCAGGCGGGGTGGCGCGGGTGAAGGCCGAGTTGGAGCCGAGATAGCCCATCGCCGCCTCCGCGTACGCCTCGGTCATGTTGCCCCAGAGCGTCATGCCGGGGAAGCCGTCCGCGCGGCCGTGGGCGGCCAACTCGCGCTCCTCGTTGGCATCGGCGAAGTGCTCCAGGATCACGATCGTGTCCGGATGCTCGGCCCAGAGCGCGTCCGCCATGCGCGTCAGGATCGCGATGCGGGCCGGGTTGCGCGTGGAGAAGTTCGAGTCCGTGCACGGCCCGCCGCCGCAGGTCTGGGTGAAGCCCTTCGAGAGGTCGAAGCGGTAGCCGTCGACGTGGTACTCGTCCACCCAGAAGCGATTCGCCTTGTCCAGCCAGAGCTGCGTCAGCGGGCTCTCGTGGTTGAGGTCGTTGAAGACGTTGAAGGGATGCCGCGCGGATGTGTTGGCCCACGGGTTGGTCGCCGTCGGCGCCCCGAAGTCGCCCACGTTGTCGAGGCGGACCAGCGGGCTCTGGCCGGTCGCGTGGTTGTAGACCACGTCCAGGATGACCGCGATGCCACGCGCGTGCGCCTCGTTGACGAAGGCCTTGAACTGCTCGGGCGTGCCGTAGTGCTTGTCGAGTGCGAGGTGGAAGGCCGGGTTGTAGCCCCAGGACTCATCGCCGTCGTACTCCGAGACCGGCATCAGCTCGATGGCCGTCACGCCGAGTCGCTCCAGGTAGTCGAGCGTGTCGGTGAGCGCCGTGAAGCGGTCGGTCGCGAGGAAGTCGCGCAGCAGCAGTTCGTAGACCACGAGGTCCTCCGGGGCAGGCGTCTCCCAGGCGTCGTCGGTCCACGGGAAGGCCACCGCGCCCGGCGTCAGCACGCCGACGGCGTGGGCGACGGCGCCGCTCGGGTAGCCGCTCTCGCCGGGGTAGTACACCTTCGTCGTGTACGGGTCGGCGACGCGGATCGAGCCGTCCACCCAGTACTGGAACGAGGCCTCCGTGCCCGGCACGAGGCCGGTGACCTCGATCCACCAGCGCGTGCCGAGCGGGTCGGTGTC from Rubrivirga sp. SAORIC476 encodes the following:
- a CDS encoding amylo-alpha-1,6-glucosidase, whose protein sequence is MLAILLSACGPEAGESILAGEGPESMVALAVEAEAQPDDSLGAVRSTFQTDAAGAVWYDALAAPGRDPAMGLTAGGRTPLHSWRWWSDADSVALGPADRIKGIARPDVAIRSYLERDTTGFIGRVIAQLQGDRPARLSERVTLLDGTGDGQAALLIEVADSVGVVGFRPVRSERGAAGDYRIRDVGGTLVFAAAADLPTDSTVVPAGPLWTAVATDGGSVRSTSAAADAPEGGRKQAFRLGEVTLQTPGALAVGTGATAEAAVAAARAALANGTARREARSERLAAIVDDIGFDTQDETTDMAVRWAVLTLDALTVRDSSRVSILPGLPGAEPASFPSAAWTLGAFLDTGRWETARALLTTMGQAQRFDRRQDLLGRAPDLVRLGPDQDDVFATADGTPLFLAAAGDYVRTTGDRGLVTGGPDFWFKTVFALRGIYEPDSRNGNATDSTSGFLLARDRRGTWLEGDPEAGALRRRGAIAEGQGALYRALGTATQFARIMGVSQRSSATWYADTAAVLLRDIPARFVRDGVFADRVDASGPASDIRPDGLLALAQLDGVPDRAALARALAERLVFPYGVASLAQTDSLFHPYLEAPGLYTPSSARTNGAVWTWLAGPVATMMAETGGATFAAQLIRSQAELLLDAGTVGAIPELVAGHPRSAEAAPEVGGAPVQPWSLATFLEATLEGLVGVSYPSADTLVIAPRLPETWGETAVRFRLGGGTVGLRLTQDADGVQAAVEPGGALPEGATLVLDGGGRRVAVALAEARGDTAVVARDAFEVEVSGSGATVDGEEVVSAPSAPPGNAWDGFAFAEPVLRDEYPVMRAVANQRSLGDAQILRDNPSASVSLTQTDPQGDDRGGTTTFTYPQGVTPGALDGTYLEIAYDDSTTYVRAEFADLGPGGQTIVAFAIDSEDGGAQTVGRGADYDFPDDGGYEVVVFVGDGLVVEDASGREIGRLSGQTVFDPSTGSLQFALPTFIVPSLGRSRVTMLVGALAPDGGVGTFRRVERDATEEVGGGRVDRRSPNVYDVIVGTTR
- a CDS encoding carbohydrate ABC transporter permease, with the protein product MLNAPTDAMAVEASTLATPSTPPPRRSEAWSRRWFLAALLGPTGLVVLAVVAFPFVYNVAISFSNMNIYTLRDWELIGLDQYVAVFAEPAFWGVFLKTIIWTLVNVVFHVGLGVFLAVILHQSFIKGKSAWRVLLILPWAVPQYITALTWRGMFNYEFGAVNLLVESFGGGAVSWLSDPLTAFIAAILTNIWLGFPFMMVIALGGLQSIPGELYEAAEVDGASAWRQFWSITAPLLKPVMLPAITLGTIWTFNNINVVWLVSNGGEPNDQTHILVSYVYEAAFSMYRFGWAAALSMVIFAVLFVFTQVFLNRTQATESMY
- a CDS encoding extracellular solute-binding protein codes for the protein MRALLFALVLTLGVGGCTAPTGPPPEGEPVVVRIWHQKDAAERTFLEEWAAAYNARQDSVQLDVLYKETEELRNHYVFAAIGGKGPDLIFGPADNMGTLGITDTIRPLDDLVDPAFLAGFTDDGRVMYDGKIYGLADQIGNHLTLVSNPELLPEPPETLADLARLGSTLTRDTDGDGEPDQYALVWNYTEPFFFIPFLTSFGGWVMDDAGNPTLDTPETVAAIQYVLDLRDEYGVIPREADYETSKALFRDDYAAATIDGPWSWGGYQEAGVDVRLSLLPINEETGLYAQPMAAAKAYSLNPAVPDWKLPTVLGILRLLTDDAIQADMARELATIPVRTAVRASDVMTSSATLLGSLAQIEHSRPMPTAPQMRQIWDAMRGPYQLVMNGQVSAAEGARLMQQQAEKRIADTFLN
- a CDS encoding glycoside hydrolase family 13 protein, with product MTPHRLVPVAVLVALLAVATAAQPAPPAWAQDAVWYQIFPERFANGDPANDPTRASLENPDAVGEDWAVTPWTADWYARAPWETARGPDFYDDGVFDRRLGGDLQGVIDRIPYLDSLGVTAVYFNPVFWAASLHKYDATSYHHIDPFFGPDPAGDVAMVADETADPNTWVWTSADRLFLDMVDAFHQRGIRVVIDGVFNHTGTRFWAFEDVRERQQASPVADWYEVTAWDDPATEADEFDWNGWWGYKPLAVLANTEDGTDLHPGVKAHVVDITRRWMDPNGDGDPSDGVDGWRLDVAGEVPDGFWRDWNALVAGLNPDAITVAEEWGDARDYLDRTGFHSTMNYHALAIPLDAFAFDGRIDAATFADEVTSRFDAFPEATRPALMNILAGHDTDRLASMIVNGRLGGHFDRLAGPRDTMAYLVRAPRREERDLQRAVVLLQMALPGAPLVYYGDEAGMWGADDPDDRKPMVWPDLVYADESLAPRGLTRDPDPVAFDRDLFAFYRRAIALRQSDAVLRRGTLQTLAVEGRAVAFGRTLDGDRRVVAFNAGDASVFLPMPGEGVPEPLVPVSVSRDDAARVAMLVAQFDDEGATYGLRIPPRTTVVFRPADPADIRPRGLDE
- a CDS encoding alpha-amylase family glycosyl hydrolase, whose amino-acid sequence is MPRLLPVLLAVLLAPLAVAQSVDVTFRFVPDLTGPAAEPVVRAFVPGSFNDWGPNASGVIADGAPSQAAYLPQFNEYRYTTALQAGGGPVAPTEAGEGNGYAYKVHYHRNSTGSEYTWLTDPLGTETTGPNSDSVVRVEDPFVFQIAREQEGGAMVQAVSAGIFGSADVTSVTVTVNETVYTEGIADTGDGIYRLSLPTPVAPGAFVRFEASDADGRTASAEVGTLPPDVIDAPVPEGLADGITYDPADPTRAWLVLRAPGKQYVYALGSFNGWTADEGSLMFRDDTDPLGTRWWIEVTGLVPGTEASFQYWVDGSIRVADPYTTKVYYPGESGYPSGAVAHAVGVLTPGAVAFPWTDDAWETPAPEDLVVYELLLRDFLATDRFTALTDTLDYLERLGVTAIELMPVSEYDGDESWGYNPAFHLALDKHYGTPEQFKAFVNEAHARGIAVILDVVYNHATGQSPLVRLDNVGDFGAPTATNPWANTSARHPFNVFNDLNHESPLTQLWLDKANRFWVDEYHVDGYRFDLSKGFTQTCGGGPCTDSNFSTRNPARIAILTRMADALWAEHPDTIVILEHFADANEERELAAHGRADGFPGMTLWGNMTEAYAEAAMGYLGSNSAFTRATPPASGYPIWGQIAYMESHDEQWLMYKNRTFGNQVGDYDTRDLATALDRKRLATVFFLSAPGPKMLWQFGEVGYGGGPGECLEPNNVCPTNTPGRVANKPVRWDYWADVAPFANGTVLAVPKASAYDRERRQQLYRLTAAMLDLRQTFAVFGPEATYAARVGGVADRWIKLSLPSAPADQPTEVVVVGNFGMTETTVTPTFPASGTWYELFTDTELNVTDPEMGLTLRRGEYRIYTDVDVPSPAGDLGAVAEEGNPSDRAREGLVAVFPNPSAGRATVTLEVAEAQPVRMELLDALGRRVAVLSDATLAPGSHAIEVDTAGLPAGVYVVRFGGQALPLTVVR